One window of Oreochromis niloticus isolate F11D_XX linkage group LG23, O_niloticus_UMD_NMBU, whole genome shotgun sequence genomic DNA carries:
- the tmem221 gene encoding transmembrane protein 221, translating into MTQKYSQRSLIVLSLLGILSAIMSVLSVILIFQLQSQQTAVKESPPSTSSVIPAHVWAVLLPVATVLSALSLTLNLSSVVVCLLHSYFSTEVCRGEQDTERADWFLLDSRAVRHVAIGLFCLGVSVYLIAMSIFMLLIFEMETGIASACVLSSGILILLVAVIHALVKASHTGKHYHSDHLDTLYRNDHGSSSAPVSRPCELKIGVDKPRILRSQSHLQHQIAFTQCGDPRQREQYQQQQYSPTGGSQGHSSDKDAYSSGGSYPRMHRTLSTESGLLQAQVKPWNGVNNEMRSVLARKSGICAKDSTLV; encoded by the exons ATGACGCAAAAGTACAGCCAGCGGTCTCTAATTGTTTTGTCTTTACTGGGGATTTTATCGGCCATTATGTCGGTTTTATCGGTGATTTTGATTTTCCAGCTGCAGTCACAGCAGACGGCGGTGAAGGAATCACCCCCGTCCACCTCCTCGGTCATACCCGCTCATGTCTGGGCCGTCCTGCTGCCAGTGGCCACAGTGCTCTCCGCTCTGTCCCTCACTCTCAACTTGAGCTCTGTGGTTGTGTGTCTCCTCCACAGCTATTTTTCAACCGAGGTCTGCAGAGGAGAACAGGATACAGAAAG AGCAGATTGGTTCCTTCTGGACAGCAGAGCAGTACGACATGTGGCTATTGGACTCTTCTGTCTGGGGGTTTCCGTCTATTTAATAG CCATGTCCATTTTTATGCTCCTAATATTCGAGATGGAGACTGGAATTGCAAGTGCTTGTGTACTTTCCTCTGGGATCCTGATCCTGCTGGTGGCTGTAATACATGCTCTGGTTAAAGCTTCCCATACTGGGAAGCACTATCACAGCGACCATCTTGACACCCTGTATCGTAACGACCACGGAAGTAGCAGCGCACCTGTTTCTCGGCCCTGTGAATTAAAAATTGGAGTGGACAAACCACGGATCCTTCGCAGCCAGTCTCACCTCCAGCATCAGATCGCCTTCACTCAATGTGGTGACCCGAGACAGCGAGAACAATATCAGCAACAGCAGTACTCCCCTACGGGAGGTTCACAGGGCCACTCTAGTGATAAAGATGCTTACAGCAGTGGTGGCAGCTATCCCCGAATGCACAGGACACTGTCTACTGAATCTGGTTTGCTACAGGCCCAGGTTAAACCCTGGAATGGGGTCAACAATGAGATGAGGAGCGTCCTTGCACGAAAGTCAGGGATTTGTGCAAAAGACTCTACTCTCGTGTGA